The following nucleotide sequence is from Kiloniellales bacterium.
ACCGCGACCAAGGCGAGAACGACTCTCTGGTCCTCCGGCAGCTCCTGTATCGCCCGCCGCACGGTCTCCAGGGTGATGTGGCTCTCGGTAACACGGCGCCCGTCCAATCCCGGCTGATCCGCCAGCTCGTCGGGGTCGACCGAGACGGCGCGCACTGCGCGGGACCTGATCTGATCGAGCCAAATGGTCTGCATGATGCGAAACATCCAACTGTCGAGCCGCGAGCCGGGTTGCCACTGATGGAGCCGGCTCAGGGCTCTCTCGAAGGCGGCTTGAACGACGTCGTCGCCTTCTTCGGTCGAGCCCGTCAGGGCGTAACCGAAGCGGCGCAGTCGCGGAAGGAGAGCGACCATCTGCTGCTTGATGTCTTCCGACGCGGTCATGGCCCTGTACCTCGACAACGTTTCCCGAACAGATTTATTCCAAAGCCATCCGCTTGCACATCATTCGCCAAGATAAACACCTGCCAGCAATGCGCGAAGCTTTACCAAGAGTGAAGAAAACCCAGTTAGAAGACTTCGTCTCAGGGGATTAAACCGCTGGTAAAGACGTTGTCTTTTACAGTACGGCAACCGAATTGCCGTCAGATTAAAAATATACGCCTAGAGGTTGTAGCCTGGGAATGCCGCGAGTATCCCTCTTCATTGCCGTTCTGATTGGCGCGTACCTCACGGGCCAGCCGTACCGCGCCGGCGAGACCGTCGCCGACGGGCTCTGTACGCTCGTCCCGCCGGCGCTCGCCGACGACGGGGATGGCGACGGGGATGGCGACGGGGATGGCGACGGGGATGGCGATGGCGATGGCGGCGGCGGTGGCGGCGGTGGCGGCGGTCGCGACGGTGGCGGTG
It contains:
- a CDS encoding RNA polymerase sigma factor, whose translation is MTASEDIKQQMVALLPRLRRFGYALTGSTEEGDDVVQAAFERALSRLHQWQPGSRLDSWMFRIMQTIWLDQIRSRAVRAVSVDPDELADQPGLDGRRVTESHITLETVRRAIQELPEDQRVVLALVAVDGLSYKEAAETLQVPMGTVMSRLARARQRIISQALDQEEEEAPGRRRAKTGVDSV